Proteins encoded by one window of Kribbella flavida DSM 17836:
- a CDS encoding MFS transporter, with product MVDPALKSARGAGLLAITGTAVVGQLYVSTPLAPEVAHTFPELGGVPVLAVAFGASYAAGFLLLAPLIGHRPARLVMVWSLAALAGATLLAAFAPTGWMLVVARVVQGVAASAYTPAVVSHLGRNVAPTQRGRAAGLIGTCYLSAVVVAQLVGQQGAELVGWRGVLSAFAMVYAVAALAITACLPKEQASRPRLVGYAMLLRLAVGPDLRVISAVSATALGGLVALYGALALTPQLDAVELQRVRWACAPALLLAWYFGKAVTRFGGRRVLLVGLATCAVGDLAACAGWVLGAPVGGLVIAVWVGSLGAAMVIPALMDRVAAADPSGAYGPAVYLFMLFAGATAGGAVATRHPVLGLALAAVHLLAAALVTWACSGSSPREEFVQDLAATSDRLHVAAEVEHPQGRGR from the coding sequence CTGCCCTGAAGAGCGCCCGTGGTGCCGGACTGCTCGCGATCACCGGCACCGCCGTGGTCGGTCAGTTGTACGTCTCGACGCCGTTGGCGCCGGAGGTGGCGCACACCTTCCCCGAGCTGGGCGGTGTGCCGGTCCTCGCGGTCGCCTTCGGCGCGTCGTACGCCGCCGGCTTCCTGCTGCTTGCTCCGCTGATCGGTCATCGACCGGCCCGGCTGGTCATGGTCTGGTCCCTGGCAGCGCTCGCCGGCGCGACGCTGCTGGCCGCTTTTGCACCGACCGGCTGGATGCTGGTGGTCGCTCGGGTCGTCCAAGGGGTAGCTGCGTCCGCCTACACACCGGCGGTCGTCAGCCACCTCGGCAGGAACGTCGCCCCGACGCAGCGCGGCCGGGCCGCGGGGCTGATCGGGACCTGCTACCTGTCGGCCGTGGTCGTCGCGCAGCTCGTCGGGCAACAAGGCGCGGAACTGGTCGGCTGGCGTGGCGTGCTCAGCGCCTTCGCGATGGTCTACGCGGTCGCGGCCTTGGCGATCACAGCCTGCCTGCCCAAGGAGCAGGCTTCTCGTCCGCGGCTCGTCGGCTACGCGATGCTGTTACGGCTGGCGGTGGGACCAGACCTGCGGGTGATCTCGGCGGTCAGCGCCACGGCACTCGGTGGCCTGGTCGCCCTGTACGGCGCGCTGGCCCTGACGCCGCAACTGGATGCCGTGGAACTGCAGCGGGTGCGATGGGCCTGTGCACCGGCACTCCTGCTGGCCTGGTACTTCGGCAAAGCAGTGACGCGCTTCGGTGGCCGAAGGGTGCTGCTGGTCGGGTTGGCGACGTGCGCGGTGGGTGATCTCGCCGCCTGTGCTGGCTGGGTTCTCGGCGCGCCCGTCGGCGGACTGGTGATCGCCGTCTGGGTCGGCTCGCTCGGGGCGGCGATGGTGATCCCGGCGTTGATGGATCGCGTCGCGGCGGCGGACCCCAGCGGCGCGTACGGACCGGCCGTGTACCTGTTCATGTTGTTCGCCGGCGCGACCGCGGGCGGGGCGGTCGCCACCCGGCACCCCGTCCTCGGCCTGGCGTTGGCGGCCGTCCATCTGCTGGCCGCGGCGCTCGTGACGTGGGCCTGTTCAGGGTCATCCCCGCGCGAGGAGTTCGTCCAGGATCTCGCTGCGACGTCGGACCGGCTCCACGTGGCCGCCGAGGTCGAACACCCGCAAGGCCGAGGTCGGTAA